The Diorhabda sublineata isolate icDioSubl1.1 chromosome 9, icDioSubl1.1, whole genome shotgun sequence nucleotide sequence aaaagtAATGACTTATAGTAATAGTTGaattttaaaagttgttttgaaaaatgcgaattacaaattttaaactttgttagttttattattagaacACAAGTCAAATATGGGATTCATTGGAAAATGTAAATTACGTATTAATATATGTGAGTTCAAtagtaatagttatttttattgattactaATTAATTAGACTAAATAATTTTCAGAGTCACGCCCAATACCCCACTTCACCCTAACGAATCTAGGCAGAAAGTAGGAGAAAACTGGAAAGTTTATGATGTTGCCTCGTAGTTACGCATGTTGTCAAACTGTTAAGTGCAATGAGGTACTCAGCAGGACGACATGCCGgtatcaaaaataattgtctCATTTATGGCTCTCTGATAAAAACTGTAGTGATCATAATTTTACGAATGATATAATTCTGAACACGTGGAAGCAACAAATACTCTTGCTAATGTATTAAGCAAACggattttcaataatattcaataaaggACTCGACGATTAGTTAATGTCAACATGAACGGAAACGCATACgagttatttatatatttgcatACACATTTTTGATAGTCCGTAGAAAAAATGGCAGGATCTAAAATTAGAATCTACATGTTGTAAGcagatataaattaaatttagtctAATCcttcaatatatatttcacattatatataattatacgTGTAAACTTGTAAGATGTAATATTCTTTAGTAATATGTATTTCAATAACCTATTAGATATCCTGTGCTGTTCAATGATTCATGTTATTTGAATCAACCGCCCAACAATTTAACAACATGGAGTTCTTAATGTTTTTAAGGTTGTCAGATTTAACAATCTATCCTGTTTTTGGGGAAATTCATGacgttttttatttgattgatatCAAATTTAGTTATTAACTGTATTACAAATATATGATATGATAATACTTATGAATGTATAtgcattattaattattatctaaaattacTGTATTagttgaatgtttcaaataactAGATATTGTTTATTGGAATGGTAAAATCTTCACGCATTTCCAATACTGCTTTTGTTAATGTCAAATTCCTTATCAATTGTCATTCGTCATACAGTCATCGACAGATGTCATTGTTCGAAGGCGATGGGCGATTCTTGACAAAAacgaaaagtatttttttttataaatttaatagtcTAGTAATTAGGTTTAAGATATGAAACTAATTCAAGACTGATAAACAAAATCATTCATTGAGAGAGTGGTCtggtgatttttttaatttttctgtttttgttgtGGTTTGAGATAATCTACGATGAGTTTCCTTTTTCAAAGAAAGCCCAAAGAAGGACCCAAAGTAGCCGTTATTGGAGCACCTACAAATGTAAATCATGATATACATGTAACTGTTAATGAACAAGGTCTTTTGACAGGtaattaaaactaaatacaatatttatatttttaaattcaaatataaccATCGTAATGATCATTGTTAATAGGTCTCCCGTCGGCTTGGATGAGACAAATAGGTACCCAAATTACGAAAGATGAACAAAGAGAAAATCCACTAGTTGTCAAGCAAGTTTTGCAGTTTTataacttttcaattaaaaagGGCAACGAAGAGAGACCTGAATTTAAGCATATAATTACAGAAAAAGATATTGTAGAAGAATCTAAATTAATTGACCTATACAGTCTTTCCAAAGATGCTCATAAAAGTAAAGATTCTTTATCAGATTCTGAAAAAAGTAGTGATGAACAAAAGTAAGTACGCATTTTAATCAAATCTTTGAATAATTACCAAtagattgaatttatttcagaCCATCAACTCCAGTAAGGCCTCCCAGGAAAATAGATGTAACAAATTTAGTGCAAACCAAAAATTTGGCAAAGAACTTGGTGGATTTAACTATAGTtgatgatattaaaaaagaGGAAGTCGAGTATAGAGATAAATCAAGTTCAAATACTGATTTATCTAATGATGATGTCATAAGAAGACGTAGTGGAATGACGGATGATGATTATATGTTAGAAATACGTAAGATTTGTAACCCAGGAGATCCTAATCAATATTATGAACGCACTCATAAGGACCTAGGATCTGGTGCATCAGGAATCGTTTTTTCTGCCACGTGCATTAAAACTGGGGAACTAGTTGCCATAAAAGATATTGATATGACAAAACAACACAAAAAAGATTTATTACTCAGCGagatcaaaataatgaaaaacttcaaGCATAAAAACCTTGTGAACTTCTTAGATGCTTTCTTGGTGAACGACGATCACTTATATGTGGTGATGGAATTGTTAGATGGTGGTCCTTTAACAGATGTTGTTACTGAGACTGTAATGAAAGAAGGGCAGATAGCTGCAGTTTGTTACGAGGTCTTACAAGCCATCAATTATTTACACGAAAGAGGCACGATTCACAGAGATATTAAATCAGATAACGTTTTGTTGGGTAAGttggaaaattatgaatattcttttgaattGCAGGGATTTGGAGGTTCCTGTTTTCGTACAGACAAATCTATCCatctataatatgaaaattgtctTAAGTCTATTATAAACTTTaacaaactcattttttcgaagaacaagaaattaaaaaatctgAGAGGATTGTACATGCACCAtgagctaaaaaaataaatattttgggtGTTTACATAAAGCCCCTtatctattaaataaaaattataggagGAGAAGAAGctacaaaagaagaaaaagaaaggaaTAGACTATAGGAAACATAAGTGGTATAAAAGAAGAAATGGTAGGAGATATGGATCACAATAAACAAAGGGAGAAGGTAGTAGAGCAACTAGAGAATAAcgaagaaaaactttgaaatgGATATCTAAGATAGAGACAGGAagacaaattataaaatattcatgtatATTCTGCAGCTATTCAAATAGTCCCTGAACATTAGAGAAAAATTAGATAAGGAGAAGATGCAATGACAAGAATGTAGATACTTctggaattatttcaaataaaagaagaaatggCTGGAAATAATATGAAACACAATAAACAGAGTGAGAAGATAAAAGAACAACTAAAGAATACAGATGAAATAGTTGAATACCTAAGATACAGACAAAATGTACAATTGGTGCGTTCCGGAAATGTTCACAGTACCTGAAATTGGTATTTGTATCTTTACTTATCATCATTCACCCATTGGTAGGTAGGACGATTAAGGATAATGAGCTGCTCTCAAAGATATATGTACTTTCAATGACCAATTTCAGATAATAGTCAAACTTCTACTTATACCCTTATTCCATGAAATGATGTCTTCTCCAGTCAGTGATAATATTTCAAGATTTGAAAGCAACATGTAGTCGTAAAATgtggtttgtttttttttataattttatttttctctttaggTATGAATGGTACTGTGAAAGTGACAGATTTCGGATTCTGTGCAAACGTAGTCGGAAACGAACAAAGAGAAACTATGGTAGGAACTCCATATTGGATGGCTCCCGAAGTAGTTACAAGacaaaaatatggtaaaaaagTAGATATTTGGTCTCTAGGCATTATGATTGTAGAAATGTTGGATGGAGAACCTCCTTATCTTCGAGAACCACCTCTTAGAGCTCTATATTTGATTACAGCAAACGGTAGACCAAACATCATCAGATGGTCTAGTTTATCAGAAAAATTGCaaagttttattgatttttgtctCCAAGTTGACGTTGATAAACGAGCTACGGCTAAAGAGTTGTTGCAACATGaatttttagatgaaaaaatggaattgaagaCACTTACTCCTCTAATTAGGGCTGCCAAAAAGATGCTCCACAAAACTTAAATACAAGAACCATGTCTTTAAACTGTCCCAAAGATATCCGAGATTAGTCAACAGgtgtatatattcatttttttttccaaaaatgtttatacaaaaaaaataggtttgtttaatcgatttcaatgtttattctttaaatatttgggtccaaataacttatttaaaataaatattggtaaAATAATTGTTACGTGATGATATTTGCTATTGTTTTTTAGATAACGTATAAATATGAGGAACAgttgacaatttttatatataattgtaacaaaaacaaacctatatatcatttattacatcaacttaattattttgagaattctCTCACTAAATCAAATATATCTTTATTCGTATATATAAAggttgattttattaataataaattcgaaGGTTTGCAgttcattttcaatttaattatgaaatattacattttttgtattgaacTTTTGGGATCTTAATATAACAGATATAAGCTTGTTCTGATTGACTAAAAGTCTTTggtttgtatataaataattaagaagTATAGTGCAAAgctatattttttatgtatcatATTTTATTGACCAAATCCattcgaaatgaaaatttgtagcCAAGTTTATGGAGCTGCCAGATAGAAATGGCTGTCGAGAACTGTATATGTGGGAAAAAATCAATAAGCGGTGAGATTTTGGGATAATTTTGTTGGTTACAGCACTAGTAACTTTTCTATTTACATATTCAGGTGTCAGATGAGGTCTCCAGTACTTCCTTTCTTATACTCATTTCTATTGTCTTTTGCCATCTTACCATTTCAACATTGTCTCCAGCACCGTTATGTGATTTAttcgtttctttattttctaaaggtgtttcaagtttttattctttttgagTTCTTACAATATATCTGTACTAAcagctgtttttttttgtatctgtaTTGTCTTTATTTTGACTAATTAATTTTCCCCAGGTGTTTCACTTTCATAGCAAAATAActtttcgtttattttcattttcagttcTGATTAGGGCTCCAGTACTTCCTTTCTTCTGTCTTTTACCATCTTACACAATTCATCTTTATCTCCAGCTCCGTTATATGATCTATTTGTTTCTTTCTGTATTTTCTAATGGTGTTTTAAATCTTTAGTTtcctaatttttctttcttatcactatcattcagtttcatttctGTTGACTTTCTCTATTTCTTGATAacttatttttgcatttttttattttaatttattattaatatcacaTCAATTATAACAggctaataatttttatgtaatcCAGTTTCTATACCCAATTGTGTTCTCAGTAATAAGTTAGTTTTGGTTTTGTTATTCTTAATTACTAAAGcatcttctttttttactaATAAGTAATCAAGAGATAAATGGGAAGTTTAAGGCAAGTATCATTAATTAAATTCGCTGAATAATATCACACTTACCACAACCACCTTTTGGAATAGTCTTTAACTGGAACTTCTGCAGTTTTTGGTGTGACCCTTACATTCTGGTTCATGTATGTGTTTTAGTTTCTTATTGAATTACATGTTCATGTTCCTTTCAGTTAACGGAGAAAACAAATTACTGTACTGAAAGCAATAACAATAAGACACCGCAGGATGGTTTTttagaaaatgaatttatactCAAGTTAGCAGTTTATATAGTTATATTTCAGCTGGACCACCTTGTATTGTCATAAATCTAGTCTGAAACTGTAAAATCTACTTTGAGGGgtgaaatattcaatagtttAAATCATAAGTTTTCTTTATAGACCACTTATAGGTTTTAGTAGACTCTACTATTTTCTCAATTTCCccttaaaaatttaaatatctgctCTATCGGTAGATATTTACTTGCATTCCGGTCTCCCTTGGACACCTGGGGGTTTATCTAGACCACTTTATTTAgatatacttatatataaaatattaaaccgAAAGGTTATGGTTAACTCTATTTTAGTTGCTTTCATTCAGGTAAAATTGTTTTGTACGCTAAACAAATAGATTATAGACGTATGGTTGGTTGCATAATTCAAAATGGTGGTGTACATCATATTTTCTAGAAGTATTTTGGCTTCTATTCCACTTAGTAATCTTTTCAATGACACAGGGATGACTTGCTTTTGTCCTACTTAGTAATCTTTTCAATGACATAGGGATGATTCTTGCTTGTGTCCTACTTAGCAATCTTTTCAATGACACAGGGATGATTCTTGCTTGTGTCCTACTTAGTAGTCCTTTCAATGACGCGGATGATTCTTACTTTTGTCCTACTTAGTAACCTTTTCAATGATACAGGGATGATTTTTGCTCCTATGTCCCTTAGTAATCTTTTCAATAACACAGGGATGATTCTTACTCCTAAATCATTTAGTAATCTTTTCAATGTCACAGGGATGACTGCACCAATGGTAATAATAACCCATCATTAGCCACTATTCTGGTATGTGGTGGAAACTTATGAATTAAAATTGCCCAGGCTAATCCATTGGAATCCATGGAAAGACATACAAGTTAACCGTTATCAGTTTAAGAATTTTCTAGCACATTGTTTATTTCCCCTTTAGATGTTAATAACCATTCCCTGAATATAATTGTAGCTGTCTGATTTGTAGGTATGTTGATATTAAGTAAAAATATGacttttggtatttttttctttactcaATTTACTACCtagattatttattatgaactgAAAACATAAACAGTATTGATGTAACTAAaagtaatcaaattttttgcatttttttttgtaagctTCTAAAACGTAGTCAATTAAATTgctacacatttcttaagacTTTTCGTaacttgaaaaagtatattatttcacATCTATTATCATCAGATAAGGTTGCTAAAAACATTGTTGATATAACTAAAGTTTTACAAATgcttaaaattgaattttttatttataaacattttgaagctcaatttaaaaatactccTGCTAAATGTAAATTACAGATACCGTAAATCATAATTTACTTCTATTTAAAAGTTCCCGTTAAGAAACCTAGTGCCTTTTTAAGATGCTGTTAAATCGTTCATAGTCTCGAGATCCAAAAGtggtttataaattcaattctgTGAATAATATTTGGGTCTTGAATTTGTTTGAATATGTAAATGACTTGTAGGGGAAAAACAATCggtattaaaaatgttatatttgattttaaattaaatgattaCAATATTTTCGACCAAAAAAacttcttatttaaaaaattaattaattcttcTAACTATTTAGCTGTAAACCATGCTGGAATTGAGTGCAATTTCCATTCATTCCTATCATGTGTCTGTTATTTTCTTCCTATTCTTCGATTTTCCTCTGCCATGTTAATGTCTTCCATCCAACTCCTTttcattctttctttttttgtaaattcattcttaatatttttaggATTCTCATTCCTGTACTTTgtattttgcttttttgtttctgtgttCTAATTGCGTTGAACAATCTTCCAATCGCTCCAGTTTCACCTTGTGTTAGTGTAATTTCGAGGTACTTAAAGCCTTTGACCACCAATAACTTATGGAGCCCTATGACcagtatttccatattttttttcttcaatatttcccCATAGTAAAAGAAAAGggttaaatatgaaaataaaagccccattagaaaaaaattaacgtaCCTCTTTCTACAAAGAAGTCAAGCAGGTAACTATCAGTAAACGAAGTTACCCCCTTTTCACTGGGAGTCAAATCATACTATTGTAatgttttccttatttatttatatgattttaattaatagacattatcttttacttttatttgaataatatacactacacttaactaacttattataattcacttatcactatcattTAACTAActtgaatagtttatttaaattcatcgaTTACTTTCTCTTTCGGTCTGTTCACTGCACAACATAAACTCCTTATTCCACAAGttctagaaaaatagaaaagtaaaacaaataaaccgctttgctataaaaacttatataaaaacaaagatcaaacgaattcgccgaattttaaaattctgttAAATCCAAGTAGGGCGGAGATGAGTTCATAACTATTAACTAAACCTCCTGTACATTTTTTACATGAGGGGTCCCTTTTAATGTTAAAAGTCCCCTTAAAAGTATTTAATGCGTAGAAAATTCGGAATTATAATGGAATTTTAGTTGTGACTGGTCACTTTAGATTAAAAACCTAAATCGAACAGCGTAATGAGGAACTCTCATATTGTATCTGTAGTTTGTGTTTAtcaggacaccctgtatatataaagtGCAATAATAAAcgaataattataaattcaacAACAGTATAATCtcgttgaaattaaaaaatgattccaAACAAGggcatttaataaattttaagtgTGTAATGtgatttgtaatttttttacttttatcatgGTATAGGACCAAATAacttttatctatattttttgaacTACTGTACGAATATTTTGTTACACGATTTTATATATGGAATGTACGTATAAGTGACGTCCCAAtgtctgaaacaaaaaattttccatttcgatatctttttattccaaatatttgcttgcaaaaatcgattttggaaaaatgttcaGACATCACGACCTCCACTGTATAttcatgtttaatattttgatcatgagtatttttattggtaaattttttatataaataaaggtATGATATTATTACcgtagtttttatttaataatttataccaTTAACACATTGACTGCCATGTGTATCAGAATttgtgtataaaaaatttaaatcatgtAAAaatggcagtcaacgtgttaggatttaaaaattgtataattgaatgtcattattattaatctagGATACACAAATGTGATCTGCGCATTCTTTCCATGACCTAGATTATTATTTAGGCGTTATAAAACACTATGGCGTGATTTAACTTTAGAAATTCGTTACTTTTAGTTCATCGAAAACGTATAATACATGATGGGTTAGGTTCCAagtaaatatagtttttttttctgctACATTTCAAACGTTCTTATATTTAGAACAATTTGTATAAGCGATCAATGGTCAGCTGTACCATCACTGCCACGCATCTCCTAGACATTGTGCGATTTTGTTATTAGAAGCCGTTGGTGAGGAAGCCCAGCGGCCGCTCTCCTGAATGGTACCTGAGCTCTTACCAGTTGTCGCGAAGAGCGAAATTATAAGAGCACTGCAAGAGCAGAGACCATGACAAATCCTCTTCCCCCGAAAGTTCTGAACAGAGACCACGGAACCCACAACCGCAAAAGCAACTGTGTTGTAAAAAAAGGAGAAGGAAAGCTTCCGAGACGGCTCAGGGCTTAAAGGCCCCGGATCCTAAAGTTGCCTCCAACCCTCTTTTAGTCAGGGCTTCCAACCCAGAAGTTTATGTAAAGCCCAGAACCCCTACATCCATCAAAGAATGAATTGGCTCCAAAGGCCTGCATTCGTAGCTACGCGAAGTCGGGGGATATGATGAAATTGATATTACTTACTGAATTAGATACAACCTGAAGCATACCTTAGATTAGTGAACATCCTCTAAACATGATTAAGTTACGGTTAGAAGTGTTAGTTCTGTTCGAGTTGTTCAGGACCCttttgataattgaaacattGCGATTTTCTTAAAGTAGTGCTTGTGTGgtaaaatttatcatttcaaaGATGTGATTTTCTTGTTCTAGCCTAATCAAACTCAGACTGACACAATTTGAAGAGTTTTAATTacttgacaaaattaaaaaattcaaatcacaAGAGAATTGGAATACATGAAGTAAAATAAACGTCAAGATGACAACActtaaaaaatgtcattagcgGGACACCAACCTTACATAATGGAAAGTTTCCGTCTACAGTCGCCACAAAAATAACTATAGAGTTGGGATTCTTCAATATTCACTACGTAAGCTcttaaaatcaatggaaatttgaCAATGTCGATAACAGAGTAAGTAAAAACTGCAGTACaactaaaattttttaccaCGAACCATAGAAAACGAATAGAAAAACAAACACTAATATGTCTTagttaaagtttatttttttttaattttgtaatattaaaacatatttggatataaaaattCACATACCAACTAGTTAGAGTAGGTAACTGAACCCTCTAGTCAACATATTTATTAAGCgttcgaaaataaatatttctttcttttcacttattttattcaatatacttTACAAGGTATAACATCGTACATGAAACTTCCTGATAGATTACGTAAAATTagtttaaccaaaaaaaaaaaaataacgaatacAAATAACACTATCTTTATCGTATAAATAACTCTTATGAagagtacaatttttttagcaaCAAATTCTCAGTTAACGAAATCCAATGCAGTGTGACACTAACGTAAAACTACAATCCATCGATAAAAAAACGGTTTGAATACTAAGCAAATCTAAAACAGTAAACCTgcttaaaaacattaaaaataaaacatgaaaataagaaaaacttgtttttttcttcCTCTCCTCTACATCCGATCAAGTTTCATGTAGCGTTAAAGGATACTACAAATCGGATCATATCATTTCACTTGGATTCGGTTTTATCtgcaacaaaaacaaaatggtatgaattaaaatttctggCACCGTTGGTAAGATTCATACTGTTAAAACACCAATACAATAACATTATTTGGTCTTTTGAGCATTCACAGGTAGCCGGTACTTATCTGACCAAAAGACAAGATAATGTAGGAAACAGTGTGTTTCAGAATTGTATTGACGTGCagatattcttattttttaaccGGCACTACGATTCAGGTCATTCTTAACAATCTGTCCTGAGCATGGTGCCTCCAACGTCGAACAACTATCTGGATCAGGTACCCTTAAACGTTCTACAACCAGTGAAGGCGCGGTTTTCCTCAGTCGTAGGAACTCCATACATGGCTCAGCGCGGGTTTCGATCAGAAGGCATCCTCTCCACGTGTCCAAGCCAACATTCAACATTGAGATAAATGCATTGCTGATAGAGGcgatttcaatttaattcactGTATTCACCAATAATTGGAATTCATGGATTACTTACTATAAAAAAGAATAGTTAAAGACGGCTTTTATCTCTTGTACCGTTCTCTGTTAAGTTTTTCCATGTCTATCCATTCCGGATCGTTGGGATCCTCTTCTCCTTCACCAATCGCAGATTCCGTCGATTCGCTATCGGGCGAATCGAGTTTTGGATCCTCATAGTTGTACACTTCGCGAGTTTCAAAATCCGCCGAATCCTGTGATCTGATGTTCGTTTGGAATTGATGATCTTCTGGCATGTGTTTCAACATCTTTTCGTAAGTTTCTTCGCTAATAGGAAATGTCCGTTTTTCGTAAGGAGGTACctacaataattaatattcaatatactACAACTTTTAATGCGAAAACTTTGCAATATTTACTTCAACAATATCCGGTGTAGTAGCCCTAGAATCTTCTTTAGCTTCCCTCTCTTTACCTCCCATACTAAATCTAGATTGGGACATCGTTCGTCTTCTCATAACGGCGATGGATGGTAACTGGGGTAACTGTTGATTTTCGTCTACCCCTCCAACGGATAGAGGAGTAGCTGGAGGAGAAGTCATTGGAGAATCGTGATGATCGGGATTATGTGGTGACATAGGATCGGGCGTGTTACCGCCACTCGATTCAGCTCTACTGTCAGTTCGACGATGGTGACGCGCCCTACCGGAACCGGGCGGTAATTTAAGATAACTTAGAAAACGTCTTTTTTCTTCGTATTCGCTACGATCGTGGCGGGCTATCACAGAATCTTCGGTAAGGTCTTCCACCTAAAAATACATCCAAGTTAAATAGAATGTTCTATTAGATAAACTGATATACTTACGTCGCTATCCGGTTCGGTATCTTTCATAGCGCCATTATTTTTGGTTTCGAATTGTGTTTCATATGTGGGATCTATTATTCTCCatctaataaaacaaaaaaggtcgttaaaatttctttatacggtttagttataataattcaacaaaCAAATCCGCGCGATATAGatcgtgaagccggtcctgttcggttataGAAACGACAGaaagatatagatatagaaagAAACGACATAGAAAAGTAAccggtgaatttaaataaatgattaagtCTAGTGTAAGTGTTTATGAATATTACAATGAAATAATTACTTTGGAGTTAATATTTCTTTGTACTGTAATTTCTCAACTCTAGTAGCGGCCGCTACGCTGTAAGGTATGACTATGTTGTCGATATCGTAGGATTGGAAACGATTACTATTACTCCTTCTGTTGTACCCTGAGATCGAATGCATGTGTAGCAACGGCGATGAATTTGGCGAATCGGCCGAATGTGTTCCACCTTGATTGCTGTTATTACctgaaagtaaatatttaacgTTATGCGGTATAGATATAAACTATGGTATTGTTATGGCATATTTATATAGTACCTATTGATTCGACTTCTTCATCCATTGCAGAATCTGTTGGATTTGTCATTGACTGGGATGATAGATCGGTCCTGAGGTGTCGTTTATGATGAACTAGAGAAGATGGTCGGCCTGGTTTACGTCCCCttattttatttcgtatttctaaaaaaaaaaatgaaatatataaataaaattgatggttgtgATATGGGAGCTTCTATATCACAATTACAGGGCTTTTGGCgcacaactttttcaaaaaaagggACTTTACGGaggaaacttgaaaaaaaggGAATTTAAGGGAcctataataaatatcaataatatataaatgagcATTTAATCCCCTACCAAGTATAAGCCGGGTAAGAAAATACCAGAATTCAAGATATTGAAGTATAACATTTTACATTTACAGTTAATTCATAAAATCTATTAAAATGCTTATGTAGAATTtaagtttttcatatttttatgtagattattcaaCCTCTTGTTTGATCACaggttttcttcttttttttttaaacaaaagttattgaaattCAGATTTGCATACCTTGATTCAATGAacagaataattttaaatgagtaagataaatctttcaaattatgttattcgaacacaaaaatattttgtcagttttttctttaataagatttttcatgaaaatggGTGAATAAATAGTATTTCGCATCGAAATGAAGCCACTGTGATTGTGTGTCATAATTAGAAATGAAACAAATCAGGAAAAAGGAAACAAACCTATCAAGAAATTCTGTACAAAAATACttagtaaaaagaaaaactcaCTCCCTGCTATGTGgacataaaaaaaacaattgaatgtGCCACAAAAAGGGGGAAAGTGTCCCATCGAAATATCGAAAGTTTgtatataatttagaatatcATTTACCAATTACTGGAGGGCAGTAGTA carries:
- the LOC130449126 gene encoding serine/threonine-protein kinase PAK 3, with protein sequence MSFLFQRKPKEGPKVAVIGAPTNVNHDIHVTVNEQGLLTGLPSAWMRQIGTQITKDEQRENPLVVKQVLQFYNFSIKKGNEERPEFKHIITEKDIVEESKLIDLYSLSKDAHKSKDSLSDSEKSSDEQKPSTPVRPPRKIDVTNLVQTKNLAKNLVDLTIVDDIKKEEVEYRDKSSSNTDLSNDDVIRRRSGMTDDDYMLEIRKICNPGDPNQYYERTHKDLGSGASGIVFSATCIKTGELVAIKDIDMTKQHKKDLLLSEIKIMKNFKHKNLVNFLDAFLVNDDHLYVVMELLDGGPLTDVVTETVMKEGQIAAVCYEVLQAINYLHERGTIHRDIKSDNVLLGMNGTVKVTDFGFCANVVGNEQRETMVGTPYWMAPEVVTRQKYGKKVDIWSLGIMIVEMLDGEPPYLREPPLRALYLITANGRPNIIRWSSLSEKLQSFIDFCLQVDVDKRATAKELLQHEFLDEKMELKTLTPLIRAAKKMLHKT